ACAATACCCACAACATATATTTGCTAGTATTGAATCGGTTTATTGTTAAACAAAACAGTGTTAAGATGCATATTATTTGCTTTCCATATTGAGAAATAATCTCAATTGATCAATTTGTAATATGCAATAGTACAGTActaaataatatttcttttgaatCAACCATATAAATCTAAGCCGAGCGAAAACAAAGCAACAGTAAATTCTAGTGTTAGAAATAAACTCATTACAGATACAAGAAACAAATTTAGcatatacgtcagacgcgcgtagAGACGTATTTCTTGTGCATGCAATGTCAGAGTTATATGGTGTCGTGtgtacaagaaataaaaaaaatatttgaagccattataaataattataaatataaaatttactgcTATGTAATCAGTTCAAAGATCATATAATGATACAGAAAACTTATTGTTCAAAGTGCACTTAGGTCTTATCACACGGATAACAATTGACAAACAAGCAGTTAAGCAAATAAATCTTTAATTAAACATagaatttcaattaaaaatggCAGAATGAATGATTTTGGTTGTTAAAAGGCTTGGTAGATATATGTTGGATTGTTTCAAAAATTAGACACAAGCAAAACTTTATTGTCAATATCTTTGTAGTGACTCTATCACTGTGTGGCATCTCCGCCAGCGAAAGGTTCTTGATCGTAACCTTTAGCTAGCAAAGATGAAGTTGGAGATAATCAACTCCTATAGTTGCTTTTTATCGATCTGATGAGTCTCGGccttttcaactaatttttctTAGTTTGTTTATAGTTTAAGCTGTTACATCATTAACCCAGATTATGTGAGGGAGGGTTATAGCGCATTCAAACtagtttaaccccgcctcattTTGTAGACAGAATGTCAGGAGCATGATATTTAATTGTTGTCGTGTCTTTTTGTGTATCAAACTTGTTCTTCGTTCATCGTTTTGTATATAATCCAGGCCGCTCTTTTGAGTTCTTGTAGGTTTCTGGGCTTTAAATAGCTCTCCATGCCTTATGGGgttactcattgttgtaggccTTACGACtaccaaaagttgttaatttctgtgtcatttggtctcttatggagagttgtctcattagccttattagtttatttgtatgttttgtgaGTTTAATAATATGACGTCcattactgaactagtacacatttttgttaagggaCAAGTTGAAGCCCGCTTCCTTTTGCGACTTTTAAGACCCATTAGTGGCCTTCGCCTGTTTTCTGATCTTGGTCTAGTTGTTGTCTCCCTGACATATTCCCtgtttcaattctcaatttgatATCTTTCAAACAGTCAATCATCAGCGTTTAGAAAAGACCTGAATTAAAGGCTATAATACAGATTTACAGAAAGGTAAGTTATATTGACTGATTAAGCGagtcaaatattaaaacaagtaACAAAACAATATCGACATCTGATTATGTAGGTAATGAGCTGCATTGGACATATTTCTTTCACCAGGTATCAATAACCGGACATACAGGAGGCCTTTCATGGGGTACTGATACATACCCAAAGACAGCAACATATCAAATATGTAGTCCAGTGATAAACACAAACACATACGAATATATGGGAACTTGGAACAATGACAACAGACTTGATCTAGTCAACAATGTGCTATTTGGGAACGATTTTACAGATTTTGGAAACAAAACGTTGACTATCGCTACAAAACCGGTAAGCTCTTTTATATGTACATAACAGTTTAtatagtcgccgtcacgtaAAATTAGCACCatgattttgtcaaaattttcttaaatatcgaCCGCGTTTACTCGAGATCATGTTTTTTCATAAGTGGAAGTAAAATCCTATCCAAATTTCTTATACTGTCttaccttttattgtgtttgtacagtataatcctgaccttcacatttttcaagattgtttacattgtaaaacCGCCATCTTGGTGTCTATGAGGATCCCTTACTACGTAACATTCGTTACTCTCCGGTAATATCATTGTCATTGATGATACAATTTCCCGCGCTTTTTCCGTAAAGATGACAGAAAGACCCGAGAGACACAAGAAAATTGGGAGCACGTGGAACTCCACGACAACACTTCCGGTGATTACAATGTCGGATTCCaccatacaaaataattttggattatgtgaaggtcaggattatactgtgcaaacacaataaaaggtaggacagtagTATGTATTTGGATTAGATATTTTTTCCGCCAATTAAAAAACATGATCTCGAGTAAACGCGgtggatatttaaaaaaaaattgacaaatatcgtggtgccaattttacgtgacggcgactatagTCTACACTACTAGTAATCAATTATCGTTTTATTTTATTCGCAAGTTTAGGagtaaattaaacaaataaggACAGATAATTTTACTAAAGATGgaaaaataaatctttagaCAAACAACACACTTCATAAAATTTACTGAACACTATCcaccaaaaaattgaaattatctcAGGTCTTCTGGAGGATTATCAGTTTAAGCACAACATGAACTACTAAAACATTTGAGACAATGGCAAATAAAGGCaccagtagtataccggtgttcaaaagtcataaatggattgagagaaaataaatcTGGATTTCAAACTTACACTGAGGGAATCACATCAACTATAGCTGGAAATTAACGaaaaaacagaaacactgaagagCAACAAAACAAGCGCCTGTGCAATATTCATAgcaacgaactatttgatagcAAATACCATACTCTTAAAAGTTTATTCTTATACATTACTCTTCTACATTTGTATAACTCTTATATCAAACTAGTTTTATTTAACACTGTTCATATTGCAGATAAAACCATTTGTGATATTCACTGATAACAATGGTACCATTGAGTATTCTGGGTTTTGTATTGATATACTAAATGAACTGGCAAGGCATTTTAAATTCAAGTAGGTATACTAATGACACTGACACAATTCGATCTGTTaacttaatatttattttattatggaACCTTTTTAGAGAGTAATAGATGCTAAATAagtttttacttcattttttagttattaaaaaaacaaaactgtacACATTTATTCGTTCGAagtgcttttctggatttaaaGTAATTAAGAAGgctataattaaaaacaaaagtaggAAATcgaataaaatgaatattcatagatctgtttaaaaaaaatgaaaataattatttgatatgTATTTTACAGTCTGACTTATAATTCGGACTTCTTAAGTGcattcaaaaataacaattattagCTTAGCTTTTAGAAGTTTTTATTCTTTACAGTTACAAAATTGTAGGACCCCCGGATGGTATGTACGGGGGGCTAAACAGTGATGGTACTTGGAATGGAATGGTCGGCATGGTGATGCGCGGTGTAAGAACATATCGTAAATTTGAAGTGTAAAACATTgctataaaatcaaataaaataaaatgaggtGTGGTTGTTCAATGTGCGACTTTCAACAAATGATCAAAGTTTAATTATGGACATAAATATATacctagatataggaagatgtggtgtgagtgtcaatgagacaactctccatccaaataacaatttaaaaaattcatatCACATATCAATATCAAGAGTAACATTATGGCGACGGATACAATAAGATCTATCTTAACGATTACAATTCAAAACAACTGTTAATGATATCGTGTTGTCTGTCGTTCTGATTTCAGTTGCGATACAATGAATTTTGCAATAATGAACAACATATTATGATTTCTGTCACTTGTTCCATCTGTAGTACCGATAAAAGaggaaaaatatatcaaaagggacattaaaagagggaagaaagataccagagggacagtcaaactcaaagattgaaaataaactgacacaccatggctaaaaaataaaaagacaaacacacaaataatagtacagaaaacTAACACTacgcaacacgaaccccaccaaaaactgaagGCGATcacaggtgctccggaagggtaagaagatcctgctccacaaatggcactcgtcgtgttgcttatgttattacatattacaaatccgataaatagtataattcggtaggtgaCATTCGTGAAAAAGGAACGATATTGTACTTTCGACAtgaggaacatatctgatatcatatttaaaacggttattctataacggccaaccaactcgtaatggcgtccgtaaaatttacgaagagatgatttcaactgcaCTATacggaactcttggtttaatagcttccttgtgagcggCAATCctttatcaaggaaatcatgataggaaatacaagcccgggaatatcgtatcaaatgGGAGATATATACTTCGTATGTAGGCGCTGCTGGAatattgctacatagaaatggcaagttcacaattgggaggctgaaatcatctcttttaaaacttataaattgaaaacagtcatactgaaaaacaaaaagcaaacaacagtatacaaaaacacaacaaaaagcaaacaacagtatacaaaacacaacataacgtATAAGAAACACTTACCCCACATATAATCTGTAGAAtgtattaataaatgaataataatcacaacaatgaataatacatatttaaaaaaaaatgttttcaaggaTGTTGATTTTGCAATTGGACCGTTTACCATCACATCTATCAGAGAAACTGTGATTGATTTTACTGTACCTTATATAGAAGATGGTGTTGGTATCTTGACCAAACGGCCTGATGGAGaaccaaacaaaatatttaaaatgtttaaaccatTCTCACTGATCGTGTGGTGCTGCATTGGTGTGGCTATTGTGGTGGTCGGAATACTTTTGTGTGTTGTTGGTAATATCAATCcaaatgttgagaaaacatGCAGAGATGAACCACAGTTAGTAGTGGAGCAGAAAAGTCTGAGACAGACAACTTGGCTTATTTATGGTTCATTCTTTGAGcaaggtaaaatattaatcGCTTTTCTAATGAACAGTTTCTGCAAAAACAAAGCCCATATTGTGTCTTGCATCTGTTTTCgttacttttatttgataaGGTTTTCTTTAGAATCATCATGTTATGCTTTTATTTTACCCATACATATATACTTATGGATGGTGAAATGATTTGAGCATATTCGAATGCAATAGATGGAATAAAAGCATCttgaataaaacaacataaaaaatttctGTAGGTTGGATATTTATTGAGAGTATTgacattattgtttaatttgatatcTTAATTTCCTAGTAATATAAAAAGTTGTTTTCCTTAATTAAAATTTCGTTTCAAACCACactcattttttacaatttaaggAGTAGATCCAAGGCCAACCACTTTTTCCGGAAGGTCAATGCTCGGATTTTGGTGGGTTTTTACTATCTTGATGACGTCAACATACACTGCAAATCTAGCCGCTAACTTGACAGTCAGTATTGCAGAACAACCAATTAATAGCCTAGAGGAACTGGTAGGACAGAAGGAAATTGAACCATTGGTTAAATCTGGTACCAATCTTCACACTTTGTTTATGGTAATGAACCATTCTGGTTGGTAATTAAGAAATCGTTGATCATCACTACACAAGTTTGTAATTTCCTTGGTAAAATCAACTTTGATTGTAACACgcaatttgttttttgataaaGAAAGCAATTAACACACATTGACGAAAAAGGCAACTTCGGTAAaattattctaatatgacaatTCCTTTTCCAAAATGTATCCGCAATTGCTACTGAAAGGATATTATTTTCAGTACAAATAAAACCACgtttattttgaaatcagaTTAATCTATGCAGTATGATGATTCTTttacatttgaagaaaaaaaaacatctaaaaatTAAGAGAAAATTCAATATGTTATCATTCAATCTgatttaaattcaaatcatttGTACAgcttttttaacatgtatctgACAATACTCAGTTTCATTTTATGTTATGACGATAATATCAACCAATGAAATGTTCgccttcaaatttttgaaagtgTAATAATCCAACAAAACCAGAGAATATCGAGTTCTTTTAAGCAGAAAGTAGAATGGAAcgttttcgaattattttacgCAAAGCTTGCACTCGGgatatatattcttattcattgtttttcattgaaatttagACTTCTGATTCTGGAATCTACATGAAAGTATGGGAAGTAATGGGAGGCATGCCAAAAGTTACAAGCAACGATGAAGCTCTGTCTTATGTTGATAAAGGAAAATATGCATTTATGACAGATGTGACGCAGTTAGACTACATAGTCAGACAGGAATGTGAGAAGTATTCTTTAGCAGACGAGATATTCAATAACGCTGGTCTAGGATTTGTTCTTCCTGAAAACGCTCTCTTCAAAGATTCCTTTAACCTGAAGTGAGTACTTGAAATAGCAAGCTTCAATCTGTTATTCTCGGAAGAAAAAAAGGTATTTTGAACCAATCTGTTCGCTCAAAGTAGGGTAGTTTGGTATCAGGAATAAACAGATGACATACCAAGGGTTCAAAGTAAAGGAAAAGTTTGATGTGCTCTGATATGATAGTGACCATACGGGGTCAAATTtgtttatgcatatatatatacgtatgATTTTCTGTCATTGTTTTGATATATAACTTTATTCTCATAAAGCCAATGCATGAGATCAGTACAGAGAAAACAACAATAACTATTATTAtctacaaatatacaaaacaaagagAGAGGttacaaaacattaaatctgaTTTCTCTTCGTCGATACGATTGCCAGCATTAAAAAAGTTCATGAAATCTAGCAAAAGATAACCGAAGGATTCTCAGATTCAACTACTTAAAATTATCCCCCTTTAGCTCACgcactttctttttttatgttgcgATTctcacaaaacacaaaatctacattttaaattacatgtattttttagtGAGTACTTTATGCATGAAAACAATCAACTACAATCCGTTTCTGTTTACTGAAAATTGAACAAGACTTTCAAGTTAACAAATTTCATTACTTTGTATCTGTAGTATGATGAAGATGCAAGAAGCTGGTATGACGGAGAGATGGAAAGAAGAATGGTGGCCAAGTCTAGAGTCGTGCTCTTCACAAGCCAGAACAAGTGGGGCGAAACCATTGGGAATGGACAGCTTGGCAGGGTTGTTTTATGTCTACTTGGCGGTAGCAGGAATatctatcattttctttactgCCGAACTTTTTTATAGGAAGATTTTGTCGGGCAAAATTCAACCTTATGTTTTACAGCTTAAAAGAGTAATTAGCAAAAAAGATACCACAATAACGTCACCATTCGTTGGAAAAGAATAGTTTAAAACGTTGTTACTTTGGAAAATGTATTATATCTAACAATATTTGTTCATGTAGCTTTTTGATTACTTCTTTCGAAATGAGGTCAACTTACATGTAGTTGTGGTATCCcagttttgtaatatttaaattattttgttttgaaaaaacaaTACACATATAACAACTTctatgaaagagggacgaaagataccaaagggacagtcaaactcgtaaatctaaaacaaaatgacaacgccatggctaaaaatgaaaaagacaaacagaaaaacaatagtacacatgacacaacatagaaaactaaagaataaacaacacgaacccggCTTATGACTATGACTTATATACTATCCTAAAAGGCTTATGATTAGATTTactttatatgtaaataatgaaaatgtgttttactgtaatctataattatcaagaataaataaagaatgttttttcaaaactttaactgTTAAATATATTTGGATTTGAGTTGCCAGTTTAGTGTTAAAAGATGGTATACATATAAAGATTTAGTTTACTTCATCATTGTTCATTATAGTACAAAGTATAGCTGGAATTCGAATCAAAACAGATgggatatgattgccaattgagacaactatccaccaaagttagAATAAAGTTTGTTGATGTAgctcatacgtgtttctcgattctcgttttttatatatgtattagaccgttggtttcccgtttaaatgtttttttgaattttcgaaaaaataaggctTCTCTTATCCTAGGCAttgattaccttagtcgtatttggcacacctttttgaaatttagatcctcaatgctcttcaactttgttttggtttggtttataactattttgatatcagcgtcactgatgagtcttatgaagacgaaacgcgcttctggcgtacgaaactataatcctggtacctttgataactattaatggttttacactagtcattaaTTGAGTCatttatatcttgctgttcggtgtatATAACAATTGCTCCGTgctgaagactgtactttgacctataatggtttacttttacatacTAAAGTACTGtgtcttggatggagagttgtctcgccggtactcataccacatcttctcatatatctatatatgagcGATTATAGGCAACCGTTGGCcataaacaatgagaaaaatgaaTACCATAAAGTCGGCTGTAAAAGGTTCCGACTTGAAAAATACGAAATATCTAACTTAGAAAACATACttaataattataacaaaacaattaacgaaaaaacaatttgaaagacACATGaactaacgacaaccactgaactaccgGCTCATGACTTGGGCAAGGAACACAAAGAATGTGATGGGGTTAAACACGTTTGTTAGCGTTCAAACATTCCCTAACATGGAACGGGTTTGTAACAGCTCATCATGAGAACAAACTATGAAAATAGGAGAAAAAGGCTTCactcatcagatcgatacacGTTTAACCACGCCGCAAATTTGaacaggagcctctggcctttgtttgtttggtatgattttgaattttagtttcttgtgtataattcggcgtttagtatgacgttcattatcactgaactagtatatgcATATTGGTTTAGGGGCCAGCCGAAGGACGCCTCCTTGTGCGGGAtgttctcgctacattgaagacccattggtagccttcgcctgttgtctgctctatggtcgggttgtcgctttgacacattccccatttctattctcaattttatagcagaaaaacatcaaacattAACACAGACTGGACGTGGCAGGGTTTTTATACACCCCTCATCCCTACTAACAAGAAGGACACTAAGTACAGATTGGAGAGTACTCGCTATTACTCACAATATGTTCAAAGTCAATAACAATTAACATTTCTTTTGAAATCGAATATTATCTAAAAACTAAAGATTCTCAAATTGCACTTATACGGTTGAGGTATGCGTATGAATAGAAAACCTTAGGGTtcgtattattcaaaatttataaacagtaaGTTTACATTTCAAGTCAAAAGTTTTTACTACTGGTTTTGTGTTACCCTTGAAGACGAAACATCAGCCAGCAGTTGTACAGTGCTTATAAAACAACGATATTAGGCTTACGCAAATGTTGATTTCATTGGTATCCAAGACTCGCGTTTCTTCTATTAGCTTCTCATTCCATGGCGTCTTACCTTGTAAAATCTACTTATTTAGTAAttggtaaaattattaatttattctcgtcctgaatatgcatgaaataattgcAAGTAACAACCAATCAGTCAAGAGAAAAAGTTCTACAGTTATATGAACGAAACAGTGATAGAAcggttatatatataaaattgagaatgggaattgggaatgtgtcaaagagacaacaacctgaccaaagagcagaaaacagcagaaggccaccaactGGTATCATCTTTTGAACTAAAGGTCATCACTTAAACAACTTTTAACATATATTAAGATAACTTTATCCACTCCGCTGTTAACTAAGCATAAATTAAATAcctacaaattcaaatgttgctatggaaatatttatcaaactgtaatacatgtactagaaagtcaatgttgacattcaatttatataacaaaCGCATGCAGACTTAACTACTTCAAGAAAATTAATTCTAATCTGCGTTATCATCTTCTTGTACAATATTGTTCATATTCAAGTAAAATGCAGTCATCCATTCAAAAGTGAAActttacattattatttatttttattcccaATCACATGTAATTTTTAACGAAATcaacaatatgtttttttgttttaacatttaaaatcacattcatatgaaatatatgtttaaaatcataagTAACGACAATATTTTATCTGATATGATTTGGATCGTATTACCTCGCTTTGATAATTCAAACGAAAagattaataaatttaaaaaaaatgttctagtGTAATAGCAGACAAACGATCTATCATATCTTGAAAGCTAGCATATTTTCtcattataaaatgtaatatgAAACAATCTTGCATTTTATTGCAGTTATGAAAAGTTTAAAGACcagtattattatttattgtgatTAGATAATTGCATAGAAGAAGCCTTACCTGAAAATGTTATCGTCAAACACGAATAATAAACGCTCCCAAGTGAATTTCGACGTTACAAATGAGAGACTTGAGAGCGATATTGTTtgttaaaacatatgtattGTACCAATGTCACCGGTTTCATTCCATTAGGAATATGACTCCTCATAAAGCTTAGTGAACAATACTACATTCTGTCAGAAGTAAGGAATgcaatttgatatataaaacaaagaatGGTTCTAATAATGACGTAAAAAGTATTATTTCTATCGTTCTCGTCTTTGTTGTTTTTCCAAATGCATGCATGTTGTGACACTCATTGATGTCTTTGAGTCATGGCCATCAAATCTGTAAATgcaatccacaaaaaaaaaaaaccaaacaaacgcATGCAATATATAGTGCAAAAATGacctatataaaataatataagttTTAGACCAAACActtttcaaaagccaaaatgtTTATGTTACAAGAGCTAATGAGCCGTCTATGGACCTCTTTACTTGATCTATTGGCTacca
The genomic region above belongs to Mytilus trossulus isolate FHL-02 chromosome 7, PNRI_Mtr1.1.1.hap1, whole genome shotgun sequence and contains:
- the LOC134727054 gene encoding glutamate receptor 4-like, which produces MELIVFTVAVLELVIAGQYKIGVLIQEDVWEGPYNVTDDIIIDGSVEVNFTVHISSTRNGIETTTKVCDLLGEGYNGFLTLVDAPTSSLIEWQSKSRHIPHLLFAKSTCKTDKSIYTYKFFPPCDITNEAIADTILTQNCLEVVILHDHTLSSFCLQNLVARLSNIPVSSRIINIKHGIRLHLARKYSLKYFVIFASLTAVNEVLAEANRLHMLTTEYTWIIFAEGLKLPTYSNNNISSGRISYLRMYYPDMIGENGSCNNDWPQNSPHSAHQSYISDGKNVFVEALKNLETSTPSVAFETFNCKQHSTVLKIGDSLAGELEKVSITGHTGGLSWGTDTYPKTATYQICSPVINTNTYEYMGTWNNDNRLDLVNNVLFGNDFTDFGNKTLTIATKPIKPFVIFTDNNGTIEYSGFCIDILNELARHFKFNYKIVGPPDGMYGGLNSDGTWNGMVGMVMRGDVDFAIGPFTITSIRETVIDFTVPYIEDGVGILTKRPDGEPNKIFKMFKPFSLIVWCCIGVAIVVVGILLCVVGNINPNVEKTCRDEPQLVVEQKSLRQTTWLIYGSFFEQGVDPRPTTFSGRSMLGFWWVFTILMTSTYTANLAANLTVSIAEQPINSLEELVGQKEIEPLVKSGTNLHTLFMTSDSGIYMKVWEVMGGMPKVTSNDEALSYVDKGKYAFMTDVTQLDYIVRQECEKYSLADEIFNNAGLGFVLPENALFKDSFNLNMMKMQEAGMTERWKEEWWPSLESCSSQARTSGAKPLGMDSLAGLFYVYLAVAGISIIFFTAELFYRKILSGKIQPYVLQLKRVISKKDTTITSPFVGKE